A window of the Streptomyces finlayi genome harbors these coding sequences:
- a CDS encoding ATP-binding protein, with product MSHRPDRRARRASASPLFTPHGTDRAARKAARRQLAEAAAKARVEAAAHTTGAGAEEQEMPSPLFPPAGRPGPASSRNNKIKLPAHRMTTATASGAYPFLAEGGLGAEGIYIGRDVHAEASFCFDPFALYGKIDGFTNPNVLLAGVIGQGKSALAKSFALRSIAFGYRVYVPCDPKGEWTPVAQALGGTSIALGPGLPGKLNPLDAAPRPNSVSEADWAGEIRKRRLLLLGSLARTVLGRDLLPMEHTGLDVALDAVVTRAAASGRTPLLGDIAATLNNPDELDTAGGVMSGRLGDASRDLAHTMRRLVHGDLVGMFDAPSTVAFDPNSPMLTIDLSRLGGSGDDTALVLAMTCASAWMESALSDPNGGRRWIVYDEAWRLMRHPGLLARMQSQWKLSRGLGIANLMVIHRLSDLLTAGDAGSRGRALAEGLLADCSTRIIYRQETDQLHAAAALLGLTSVEADAISHLNRGRGLWKVAGRSFIVQHLLHPHELALFDTDARMH from the coding sequence ATGAGTCACCGGCCCGATCGTCGAGCCCGCCGCGCCAGCGCCAGCCCCCTGTTCACCCCGCATGGCACCGACCGCGCCGCCCGAAAAGCCGCCCGCCGGCAACTCGCCGAAGCCGCCGCGAAGGCCCGCGTCGAAGCAGCCGCCCACACCACCGGAGCCGGGGCGGAGGAGCAGGAGATGCCGTCGCCGCTCTTCCCGCCCGCAGGCCGCCCCGGCCCGGCGTCCTCCCGCAACAACAAGATCAAGTTGCCTGCCCACCGCATGACCACAGCCACCGCGAGCGGGGCGTACCCCTTCCTCGCCGAGGGCGGGCTGGGGGCCGAGGGCATCTACATCGGCCGCGACGTGCACGCCGAAGCCTCCTTCTGTTTCGACCCATTCGCGCTGTACGGCAAGATCGACGGCTTCACCAACCCCAACGTGCTGTTGGCCGGGGTCATCGGACAGGGCAAGTCCGCGCTCGCCAAGAGCTTCGCGCTGCGCTCCATCGCCTTCGGCTACCGCGTCTACGTCCCATGTGATCCCAAGGGAGAGTGGACGCCCGTGGCGCAGGCGCTGGGCGGCACCTCCATCGCACTCGGACCGGGGCTGCCAGGCAAGCTGAACCCGCTGGACGCAGCGCCGCGGCCCAACAGCGTCTCCGAGGCCGACTGGGCGGGCGAGATCCGCAAAAGGCGTCTGCTGCTGCTCGGCTCCCTGGCCCGCACCGTGCTCGGGCGGGACCTGCTGCCGATGGAGCACACCGGCCTCGACGTCGCCCTGGACGCCGTCGTCACCCGCGCCGCCGCGAGCGGACGCACCCCGCTGCTCGGCGACATCGCCGCCACCCTCAACAACCCCGACGAACTCGACACGGCCGGCGGCGTCATGTCCGGCCGCCTCGGCGACGCCTCCCGCGACCTCGCCCACACCATGCGCCGCCTCGTCCACGGCGACCTCGTCGGAATGTTCGACGCCCCCAGCACCGTGGCCTTCGACCCCAACTCACCCATGCTGACGATCGACCTGTCACGCCTCGGCGGCTCCGGCGACGACACCGCACTCGTCCTCGCCATGACCTGCGCCTCCGCGTGGATGGAATCCGCGCTGTCCGACCCGAACGGCGGCCGGCGCTGGATCGTCTACGACGAGGCATGGCGGCTGATGCGCCACCCCGGCCTGCTCGCGAGGATGCAGTCCCAGTGGAAGCTGAGCCGCGGCCTGGGCATCGCCAACCTGATGGTGATCCACCGGCTGTCCGACCTGCTCACCGCCGGCGACGCCGGATCCCGCGGACGCGCCTTGGCCGAGGGCCTGCTCGCCGACTGCTCCACCCGCATCATTTACCGGCAGGAGACCGACCAACTCCACGCCGCCGCAGCATTGTTGGGACTGACCTCGGTGGAAGCCGACGCGATCTCGCACCTCAACCGCGGCAGGGGCTTGTGGAAGGTCGCCGGACGATCCTTCATCGTTCAACATCTACTACATCCGCACGAATTGGCACTTTTCGACACGGATGCCCGAATGCATTGA
- a CDS encoding transposase, with translation MSRQHFGELLDELEPRWESRCEGERHDRRGRDRRRQAGAGPKYELAFRDRLVITLAYLRTGLPQDALAVVYDVGSSTIGRAIQEIRPLLAARGFAVPDRPGLRLRTLEDVFAYAQAENIELRLDGAETQVRRPQAGRPGRRAFISGKRRQNTIKTTTFSDGQGRLLYSGAERPGRMHDQTAVRTEGIAEQFRTRPGVKAKVDSGYQGLAKEFPDQVTAPPKKPKEDACDGDKYAWREARRRQSSARICVEHTNAELRQWAPLRRFTGRRETFPETQQAIAALISDRAAKRPTHREHSTALVLSRDTAC, from the coding sequence GTGAGCCGCCAACACTTCGGCGAGTTGCTCGACGAGCTCGAACCCAGGTGGGAGTCACGGTGCGAGGGCGAACGCCATGACCGGCGCGGGCGGGACCGCCGTCGGCAGGCCGGGGCGGGACCGAAGTACGAACTCGCCTTCCGCGACCGGCTGGTGATCACTCTGGCCTACCTGCGCACCGGCCTGCCCCAAGATGCCCTCGCCGTGGTCTACGACGTCGGCTCCTCGACCATCGGCAGGGCGATCCAGGAGATCAGGCCCCTGCTCGCGGCCCGCGGCTTCGCCGTCCCCGACCGGCCCGGCCTGCGCTTGCGCACACTGGAGGATGTGTTCGCCTACGCGCAGGCCGAGAACATCGAGCTGCGGCTCGATGGTGCGGAGACCCAGGTCCGCCGCCCGCAGGCCGGCCGCCCCGGGCGCCGGGCGTTCATCTCGGGCAAGCGCAGGCAGAACACCATCAAGACCACCACGTTCAGCGACGGCCAGGGCCGCCTGCTCTACTCCGGGGCGGAACGGCCCGGCCGGATGCACGACCAGACCGCCGTGCGCACCGAGGGCATCGCCGAGCAGTTCAGGACCCGTCCCGGCGTGAAGGCGAAGGTCGACTCCGGCTACCAGGGCCTGGCCAAGGAGTTCCCCGACCAGGTCACCGCGCCGCCGAAGAAACCGAAGGAGGACGCCTGCGACGGCGACAAATACGCCTGGCGCGAGGCGAGGCGACGACAGTCCTCAGCCCGGATCTGCGTCGAGCACACCAACGCCGAACTGCGCCAATGGGCCCCACTACGACGGTTCACCGGACGACGCGAAACCTTCCCCGAGACCCAGCAGGCCATCGCAGCCCTGATCTCCGACCGCGCCGCCAAGCGGCCCACCCACCGCGAACACAGCACCGCGCTCGTCCTCTCCCGCGACACCGCCTGCTGA